One genomic region from Streptomyces sp. NBC_00582 encodes:
- a CDS encoding homogentisate 1,2-dioxygenase has translation MRIGRPASQGVGKSPRLAYLGHQRRTRRGVHVITENSEQVDDVTTGSAGGELVYQSGLGNELETEAIAGTLPVGRNSPQRVPHGLVSELVSGTTFTAPRAHNRRSYVFRIRPSVVHGQFEQIDGGNLRTPPFDTPPSPNNYCWGPFTSTASDDDFIDGMATLCGNGSPHSQSGMAVHVYAATRSMRDRVFADTDGEMLIIPQTGRIRIFTEMGKLDLRLGEVAVIPKGLKFRVDLLDDSATGLVCENFGLPLRLPELGLIGTNGLANVADFEIPVAAFEDQERPVQLVHKFAGNLWAASLQHSPLDVVGWRGSLYPFKYDLDRFVPMGPLSVDHPDPSIFTFLTSPSDPILGPNMDVMALTPRWLVAERSFRPPGYHRNCVGEFSIFLAGEFGKALEPGSTALTNNWTPHGPGTRTLEMARAMELSPQKVEDQKILLLESRFPMQLTRFAEHVMPQVSNYAAQWEGFFKRFETQEGIQIR, from the coding sequence ATGCGGATCGGACGGCCGGCGTCTCAGGGCGTCGGGAAATCACCGCGACTGGCGTACCTGGGACACCAGCGACGAACGAGACGAGGTGTTCATGTGATCACAGAGAACAGCGAGCAGGTCGACGACGTCACGACCGGCTCTGCGGGTGGAGAGTTGGTCTACCAGAGTGGCCTCGGCAACGAGCTCGAGACCGAGGCGATTGCGGGGACGCTGCCGGTGGGCCGGAACAGCCCGCAGAGGGTGCCTCACGGGCTGGTCAGCGAGCTGGTGTCCGGCACCACGTTCACCGCGCCCCGCGCGCACAACCGTCGCTCCTATGTCTTCCGCATCCGTCCGTCGGTCGTCCACGGCCAGTTCGAGCAGATCGACGGCGGCAACCTGCGCACACCACCGTTCGACACGCCGCCATCGCCCAACAACTACTGCTGGGGGCCGTTCACGAGCACGGCCTCCGACGATGACTTCATCGATGGTATGGCCACGCTGTGCGGCAACGGTTCACCGCACTCGCAGTCGGGCATGGCCGTGCACGTCTACGCGGCGACGAGATCGATGCGCGACCGGGTGTTCGCCGACACCGACGGTGAGATGCTGATCATCCCGCAGACAGGTCGGATCCGGATCTTCACCGAGATGGGAAAGCTCGATCTGCGGCTCGGCGAGGTCGCGGTCATCCCCAAGGGCTTGAAGTTCCGGGTCGACCTCCTCGACGACTCCGCGACCGGCCTGGTCTGTGAGAACTTCGGGCTGCCGCTGCGGCTTCCCGAGCTCGGGTTGATCGGTACGAACGGACTGGCCAACGTCGCCGACTTCGAGATCCCGGTGGCGGCGTTCGAGGATCAAGAACGTCCCGTGCAACTCGTCCACAAGTTCGCCGGGAACCTCTGGGCAGCCTCGTTGCAACACTCACCGCTCGACGTGGTCGGATGGCGGGGCAGCCTCTACCCCTTCAAGTACGACCTGGACCGCTTCGTTCCGATGGGGCCACTGTCGGTCGACCATCCCGATCCCTCGATCTTCACGTTCCTGACTTCGCCTTCCGACCCGATTCTCGGCCCCAACATGGACGTGATGGCCTTGACGCCGCGATGGCTGGTGGCGGAGAGGAGCTTCCGGCCGCCCGGCTACCACCGTAACTGCGTCGGGGAGTTCAGCATCTTCCTCGCGGGGGAGTTCGGGAAGGCCCTGGAGCCCGGCAGCACGGCGCTGACCAACAACTGGACGCCGCACGGTCCTGGCACTCGGACGCTGGAGATGGCACGCGCGATGGAGTTGTCTCCGCAGAAGGTGGAGGACCAGAAGATCCTGCTGCTGGAATCCCGGTTCCCGATGCAGCTGACGCGGTTCGCCGAGCACGTCATGCCGCAGGTCTCCAACTACGCCGCCCAGTGGGAGGGCTTCTTCAAGCGGTTCGAAACGCAGGAAGGAATCCAGATCCGGTGA